A single genomic interval of Zingiber officinale cultivar Zhangliang chromosome 4A, Zo_v1.1, whole genome shotgun sequence harbors:
- the LOC121971688 gene encoding uncharacterized protein LOC121971688 isoform X1, translated as MLAMENVSRINKSHHQSSFGLVRSGYEPSDTESEWQESPWHDGLLTSGRQIAPQHHQHTITVSPLHYNQKYFDEGNNNRTTYVPRTSSTPRRQNRFPYNPLKGGEELNFPSVGSSLRKNTSPLKASDHQRHISPYRSRYEEPIHQNHGLHHSVGKRSHRTPTRSHKLSDINPHTQFHELSVASGRSSYNANRSVSAPKSKGMEEFQVITGPAAPTRQRCSPLVNTTIHGQIGHAYPRDPPITTGSDVIADKNLSRVPSYNAYDLKSIDSISPGDIFFSLDQVALAQKNSDTGVGKKDQTFSQKTQMVSESNIPSHQFSRGTNYCGQTSQSISVRGVVSQTSNNSSSISQRSNGGTSTNFFSSNTRLSKSRVSNESTKFSDDGGKVSGGFIKFAINRQKNQTDLWFSCVKGASCGKSKSPKHRTIDEASYIEKAIVVEELRQFWADKHRPRSLDEFICHRQKVQQLKQLVSPSNCPHILLKGPTGSGKKSVCLALLHGLFGDSSSRVTFELKHYKVQWHTIAEAMKVSFLVLESNPLQITVPLASSAHHLELNLRLLGKNANHALMAVVKEIAENHVLVPEISDASFKMDIKVIVLYEVDKVTENVQHLVKWIMDCYAHVCKIFICCQDDFAITDSIKSRCKIISIDAPVTHEIVEVLTQIAVRESFELSTTFAARIATKCKHNIRKSIMALEACKEHNYPFMDRQLIHTSWEEILVEIAAEILDDPSPRRLVLARGKFQKLLVEFVHPKLILQKLVEELLKGVERSRKREIFYWHAYYNKRLPAGTSALMKLDEFVAKFMSIHRKSLATQFEV; from the exons ATGCTTGCAATGGAAAATGTCTCAAGAATCAACAAATCTCATCATCAGTCTTCATTTGGACTCGTGAGAAGTGGTTATGAACCATCTGACACTGAATCAGAATGGCAGGAAAGCCCCTGGCATGATGGGCTCTTGACTTCAGGCAGGCAAATAGCTCCTCAACATCATCAGCACACTATAACCGTTAGTCCCTTACATTATAATCAGAAATATTTTGATGAAGGCAACAATAATAGGACGACATATGTTCCTAGAACCAGTTCAACCCCTAGAAGACAAAATAGGTTTCCTTATAATCCACTCAAAGGCGGTGAAGAACTTAATTTTCCATCAGTAGGTTCCAGcttaaggaagaataccagtccCCTGAAGGCCTCAGATCATCAAAGACACATTTCTCCATACAGGTCCAGGTATGAGGAACCTATTCATCAAAATCATGGGCTTCACCACTCAGTCGGAAAGAGGAGCCATAGAACACCAACCAGGTCTCACAAGTTGAGTGATATTAATCCCCATACACAATTTCATGAACTTTCAGTGGCAAGTGGCAGATCAAGTTACAATGCAAATAGGTCAGTATCTGCACCAAAATCAAAGGGAATGGAAGAATTTCAGGTTATCACTGGTCCTGCAGCACCTACAAGACAAAGATGCTCACCATTGGTCAATACCACGATTCATGGTCAGATAGGCCATGCATACCCAAGAGATCCTCCAATTACTACAGGAAGTGATGTGATTGCTGATAAAAATCTCTCTCGAGTTCCCTCATACAATGCGTATGATCTAAAGAGCATCGACTCAATTTCACCTGGTGATATCTTCTTTTCACTAGATCAAGTAGCTTTGGCTCAGAAAAATTCTGATACTGGTGTGGGCAAAAAAGACCAAACTTTTAGTCAGAAAACGCAGATGGTTTCAGAAAGTAATATACCTAGCCATCAGTTCTCTAGAGGGACAAATTATTGTGGTCAAACTTCTCAGAGCATTTCAGTTCGTGGTGTTGTGTCACAAACAAGCAATAACTCCAGTTCTATTAGTCAGCGTAGTAATGGTGGAACAAGCACTAATTTTTTCTCTTCTAATACTCGGCTGAGCAAGAGCAGGGTCAGTAATGAAAGTACCAAGTTTAGTGATGATGGTGGAAAAGTTTCTGGAGGTTTTATTAAGTTTGCAATTAACCGACAGAAAAACCAAACAGATTTATGGTTTTCCTGTGTTAAGGGAGCTTCATGTGGGAAGTCAAAGTCACCAAAACATAGGACAATTGATGAAGCTTCTTACATTGAGAAGGCAATTGTGGTAGAAGAATTGAGGCAATTTTGGGCTGATAAGCATCGTCCAAGATCACTGGATGAGTTCATCTGTCATAGACAGAAAGTGCAGCAGCTTAAACAACTT GTCTCTCCAAGCAACTGTCCTCATATTCTTCTCAAAGGACCAACTGGCTCTGGAAAGAAATCTGTGTGTTTGGCTTTGCTACACGGACTGTTTGGTGATTCATCTTCAAGA GTCACTTTTGAGTTAAAACATTACAAAGTCCAG TGGCATACCATTGCTGAAGCCATGAAAGTCAGCTTCCTTGTTCTT GAGTCAAATCCATTGCAAATTACAGTCCCATTAGCATCAAGTGCTCATCATTTGGAACTTAATTTGAGGTTGCTAGGGAAGAATGCTAACCATGCTTTAATGGCTGTTGTGAAGGAGATAGCTGAAAATCACGTGCTTGTACCTGAAATTAGCGATGCAAGTTTTAAGATGGACATTAAAG TGATTGTTCTTTATGAGGTCGACAAAGTAACAGAAAATGTTCAGCACTTAGTAAAATGGATAATGGATTGTTATGCTCATGTATGCAAGATCTTCATATGTTGTCAAGATGACTTTGCTATTACTGATTCCATTAAGAGCAGATGCAAAATTATTAGCATTGATGCCCCAGTTACGCATGAG ATAGTGGAGGTTTTAACTCAGATTGCAGTGAGGGAGAGCTTTGAGTTGTCAACAACATTTGCTGCCAGAATTGCAACTAAATGCAAACACAACATAAGGAAGTCAATAATGGCCCTTGAAGCATGTAAAGAACACAA TTATCCCTTCATGGATAGGCAACTAATACATACTAGCTGGGAGGAGATTTTAGTTGAAATTGCAGCAGAGATTTTAGATGATCCATCACCAAGAAG GTTAGTTTTGGCTCGAGGGAAGTTTCAGAAGTTGCTTGTGGAATTTGTTCACCCGAAGTTGATTCTCCAA AAACTTGTGGAAGAATTGCTCAAGGGAGTAGAACGCAGTAGGAAAAGGGAGATCTTTTATTGGCATGCGTACTAC AACAAGAGGTTGCCTGCTGGAACAAGTGCACTGATGAAATTAGACG AATTCGTAGCCAAGTTTATGAGCATTCACAGGAAGAGTTTAGCAACACAGTTCGAAGTATAA
- the LOC121971688 gene encoding uncharacterized protein LOC121971688 isoform X2: MLAMENVSRINKSHHQSSFGLVRSGYEPSDTESEWQESPWHDGLLTSGRQIAPQHHQHTITVSPLHYNQKYFDEGNNNRTTYVPRTSSTPRRQNRFPYNPLKGGEELNFPSVGSSLRKNTSPLKASDHQRHISPYRSRYEEPIHQNHGLHHSVGKRSHRTPTRSHKLSDINPHTQFHELSVASGRSSYNANRSVSAPKSKGMEEFQVITGPAAPTRQRCSPLVNTTIHGQIGHAYPRDPPITTGSDVIADKNLSRVPSYNAYDLKSIDSISPGDIFFSLDQVALAQKNSDTGVGKKDQTFSQKTQMVSESNIPSHQFSRGTNYCGQTSQSISVRGVVSQTSNNSSSISQRSNGGTSTNFFSSNTRLSKSRVSNESTKFSDDGGKVSGGFIKFAINRQKNQTDLWFSCVKGASCGKSKSPKHRTIDEASYIEKAIVVEELRQFWADKHRPRSLDEFICHRQKVQQLKQLVSPSNCPHILLKGPTGSGKKSVCLALLHGLFGDSSSRVTFELKHYKVQWHTIAEAMKVSFLVLESNPLQITVPLASSAHHLELNLRLLGKNANHALMAVVKEIAENHVLVPEISDASFKMDIKVIVLYEVDKVTENVQHLVKWIMDCYAHVCKIFICCQDDFAITDSIKSRCKIISIDAPVTHEIVEVLTQIAVRESFELSTTFAARIATKCKHNIRKSIMALEACKEHKQLIHTSWEEILVEIAAEILDDPSPRRLVLARGKFQKLLVEFVHPKLILQKLVEELLKGVERSRKREIFYWHAYYNKRLPAGTSALMKLDEFVAKFMSIHRKSLATQFEV; encoded by the exons ATGCTTGCAATGGAAAATGTCTCAAGAATCAACAAATCTCATCATCAGTCTTCATTTGGACTCGTGAGAAGTGGTTATGAACCATCTGACACTGAATCAGAATGGCAGGAAAGCCCCTGGCATGATGGGCTCTTGACTTCAGGCAGGCAAATAGCTCCTCAACATCATCAGCACACTATAACCGTTAGTCCCTTACATTATAATCAGAAATATTTTGATGAAGGCAACAATAATAGGACGACATATGTTCCTAGAACCAGTTCAACCCCTAGAAGACAAAATAGGTTTCCTTATAATCCACTCAAAGGCGGTGAAGAACTTAATTTTCCATCAGTAGGTTCCAGcttaaggaagaataccagtccCCTGAAGGCCTCAGATCATCAAAGACACATTTCTCCATACAGGTCCAGGTATGAGGAACCTATTCATCAAAATCATGGGCTTCACCACTCAGTCGGAAAGAGGAGCCATAGAACACCAACCAGGTCTCACAAGTTGAGTGATATTAATCCCCATACACAATTTCATGAACTTTCAGTGGCAAGTGGCAGATCAAGTTACAATGCAAATAGGTCAGTATCTGCACCAAAATCAAAGGGAATGGAAGAATTTCAGGTTATCACTGGTCCTGCAGCACCTACAAGACAAAGATGCTCACCATTGGTCAATACCACGATTCATGGTCAGATAGGCCATGCATACCCAAGAGATCCTCCAATTACTACAGGAAGTGATGTGATTGCTGATAAAAATCTCTCTCGAGTTCCCTCATACAATGCGTATGATCTAAAGAGCATCGACTCAATTTCACCTGGTGATATCTTCTTTTCACTAGATCAAGTAGCTTTGGCTCAGAAAAATTCTGATACTGGTGTGGGCAAAAAAGACCAAACTTTTAGTCAGAAAACGCAGATGGTTTCAGAAAGTAATATACCTAGCCATCAGTTCTCTAGAGGGACAAATTATTGTGGTCAAACTTCTCAGAGCATTTCAGTTCGTGGTGTTGTGTCACAAACAAGCAATAACTCCAGTTCTATTAGTCAGCGTAGTAATGGTGGAACAAGCACTAATTTTTTCTCTTCTAATACTCGGCTGAGCAAGAGCAGGGTCAGTAATGAAAGTACCAAGTTTAGTGATGATGGTGGAAAAGTTTCTGGAGGTTTTATTAAGTTTGCAATTAACCGACAGAAAAACCAAACAGATTTATGGTTTTCCTGTGTTAAGGGAGCTTCATGTGGGAAGTCAAAGTCACCAAAACATAGGACAATTGATGAAGCTTCTTACATTGAGAAGGCAATTGTGGTAGAAGAATTGAGGCAATTTTGGGCTGATAAGCATCGTCCAAGATCACTGGATGAGTTCATCTGTCATAGACAGAAAGTGCAGCAGCTTAAACAACTT GTCTCTCCAAGCAACTGTCCTCATATTCTTCTCAAAGGACCAACTGGCTCTGGAAAGAAATCTGTGTGTTTGGCTTTGCTACACGGACTGTTTGGTGATTCATCTTCAAGA GTCACTTTTGAGTTAAAACATTACAAAGTCCAG TGGCATACCATTGCTGAAGCCATGAAAGTCAGCTTCCTTGTTCTT GAGTCAAATCCATTGCAAATTACAGTCCCATTAGCATCAAGTGCTCATCATTTGGAACTTAATTTGAGGTTGCTAGGGAAGAATGCTAACCATGCTTTAATGGCTGTTGTGAAGGAGATAGCTGAAAATCACGTGCTTGTACCTGAAATTAGCGATGCAAGTTTTAAGATGGACATTAAAG TGATTGTTCTTTATGAGGTCGACAAAGTAACAGAAAATGTTCAGCACTTAGTAAAATGGATAATGGATTGTTATGCTCATGTATGCAAGATCTTCATATGTTGTCAAGATGACTTTGCTATTACTGATTCCATTAAGAGCAGATGCAAAATTATTAGCATTGATGCCCCAGTTACGCATGAG ATAGTGGAGGTTTTAACTCAGATTGCAGTGAGGGAGAGCTTTGAGTTGTCAACAACATTTGCTGCCAGAATTGCAACTAAATGCAAACACAACATAAGGAAGTCAATAATGGCCCTTGAAGCATGTAAAGAACACAA GCAACTAATACATACTAGCTGGGAGGAGATTTTAGTTGAAATTGCAGCAGAGATTTTAGATGATCCATCACCAAGAAG GTTAGTTTTGGCTCGAGGGAAGTTTCAGAAGTTGCTTGTGGAATTTGTTCACCCGAAGTTGATTCTCCAA AAACTTGTGGAAGAATTGCTCAAGGGAGTAGAACGCAGTAGGAAAAGGGAGATCTTTTATTGGCATGCGTACTAC AACAAGAGGTTGCCTGCTGGAACAAGTGCACTGATGAAATTAGACG AATTCGTAGCCAAGTTTATGAGCATTCACAGGAAGAGTTTAGCAACACAGTTCGAAGTATAA
- the LOC121971688 gene encoding uncharacterized protein LOC121971688 isoform X3, producing MLAMENVSRINKSHHQSSFGLVRSGYEPSDTESEWQESPWHDGLLTSGRQIAPQHHQHTITVSPLHYNQKYFDEGNNNRTTYVPRTSSTPRRQNRFPYNPLKGGEELNFPSVGSSLRKNTSPLKASDHQRHISPYRSRYEEPIHQNHGLHHSVGKRSHRTPTRSHKLSDINPHTQFHELSVASGRSSYNANRSVSAPKSKGMEEFQVITGPAAPTRQRCSPLVNTTIHGQIGHAYPRDPPITTGSDVIADKNLSRVPSYNAYDLKSIDSISPGDIFFSLDQVALAQKNSDTGVGKKDQTFSQKTQMVSESNIPSHQFSRGTNYCGQTSQSISVRGVVSQTSNNSSSISQRSNGGTSTNFFSSNTRLSKSRVSNESTKFSDDGGKVSGGFIKFAINRQKNQTDLWFSCVKGASCGKSKSPKHRTIDEASYIEKAIVVEELRQFWADKHRPRSLDEFICHRQKVQQLKQLVSPSNCPHILLKGPTGSGKKSVCLALLHGLFGDSSSRVTFELKHYKVQESNPLQITVPLASSAHHLELNLRLLGKNANHALMAVVKEIAENHVLVPEISDASFKMDIKVIVLYEVDKVTENVQHLVKWIMDCYAHVCKIFICCQDDFAITDSIKSRCKIISIDAPVTHEIVEVLTQIAVRESFELSTTFAARIATKCKHNIRKSIMALEACKEHNYPFMDRQLIHTSWEEILVEIAAEILDDPSPRRLVLARGKFQKLLVEFVHPKLILQKLVEELLKGVERSRKREIFYWHAYYNKRLPAGTSALMKLDEFVAKFMSIHRKSLATQFEV from the exons ATGCTTGCAATGGAAAATGTCTCAAGAATCAACAAATCTCATCATCAGTCTTCATTTGGACTCGTGAGAAGTGGTTATGAACCATCTGACACTGAATCAGAATGGCAGGAAAGCCCCTGGCATGATGGGCTCTTGACTTCAGGCAGGCAAATAGCTCCTCAACATCATCAGCACACTATAACCGTTAGTCCCTTACATTATAATCAGAAATATTTTGATGAAGGCAACAATAATAGGACGACATATGTTCCTAGAACCAGTTCAACCCCTAGAAGACAAAATAGGTTTCCTTATAATCCACTCAAAGGCGGTGAAGAACTTAATTTTCCATCAGTAGGTTCCAGcttaaggaagaataccagtccCCTGAAGGCCTCAGATCATCAAAGACACATTTCTCCATACAGGTCCAGGTATGAGGAACCTATTCATCAAAATCATGGGCTTCACCACTCAGTCGGAAAGAGGAGCCATAGAACACCAACCAGGTCTCACAAGTTGAGTGATATTAATCCCCATACACAATTTCATGAACTTTCAGTGGCAAGTGGCAGATCAAGTTACAATGCAAATAGGTCAGTATCTGCACCAAAATCAAAGGGAATGGAAGAATTTCAGGTTATCACTGGTCCTGCAGCACCTACAAGACAAAGATGCTCACCATTGGTCAATACCACGATTCATGGTCAGATAGGCCATGCATACCCAAGAGATCCTCCAATTACTACAGGAAGTGATGTGATTGCTGATAAAAATCTCTCTCGAGTTCCCTCATACAATGCGTATGATCTAAAGAGCATCGACTCAATTTCACCTGGTGATATCTTCTTTTCACTAGATCAAGTAGCTTTGGCTCAGAAAAATTCTGATACTGGTGTGGGCAAAAAAGACCAAACTTTTAGTCAGAAAACGCAGATGGTTTCAGAAAGTAATATACCTAGCCATCAGTTCTCTAGAGGGACAAATTATTGTGGTCAAACTTCTCAGAGCATTTCAGTTCGTGGTGTTGTGTCACAAACAAGCAATAACTCCAGTTCTATTAGTCAGCGTAGTAATGGTGGAACAAGCACTAATTTTTTCTCTTCTAATACTCGGCTGAGCAAGAGCAGGGTCAGTAATGAAAGTACCAAGTTTAGTGATGATGGTGGAAAAGTTTCTGGAGGTTTTATTAAGTTTGCAATTAACCGACAGAAAAACCAAACAGATTTATGGTTTTCCTGTGTTAAGGGAGCTTCATGTGGGAAGTCAAAGTCACCAAAACATAGGACAATTGATGAAGCTTCTTACATTGAGAAGGCAATTGTGGTAGAAGAATTGAGGCAATTTTGGGCTGATAAGCATCGTCCAAGATCACTGGATGAGTTCATCTGTCATAGACAGAAAGTGCAGCAGCTTAAACAACTT GTCTCTCCAAGCAACTGTCCTCATATTCTTCTCAAAGGACCAACTGGCTCTGGAAAGAAATCTGTGTGTTTGGCTTTGCTACACGGACTGTTTGGTGATTCATCTTCAAGA GTCACTTTTGAGTTAAAACATTACAAAGTCCAG GAGTCAAATCCATTGCAAATTACAGTCCCATTAGCATCAAGTGCTCATCATTTGGAACTTAATTTGAGGTTGCTAGGGAAGAATGCTAACCATGCTTTAATGGCTGTTGTGAAGGAGATAGCTGAAAATCACGTGCTTGTACCTGAAATTAGCGATGCAAGTTTTAAGATGGACATTAAAG TGATTGTTCTTTATGAGGTCGACAAAGTAACAGAAAATGTTCAGCACTTAGTAAAATGGATAATGGATTGTTATGCTCATGTATGCAAGATCTTCATATGTTGTCAAGATGACTTTGCTATTACTGATTCCATTAAGAGCAGATGCAAAATTATTAGCATTGATGCCCCAGTTACGCATGAG ATAGTGGAGGTTTTAACTCAGATTGCAGTGAGGGAGAGCTTTGAGTTGTCAACAACATTTGCTGCCAGAATTGCAACTAAATGCAAACACAACATAAGGAAGTCAATAATGGCCCTTGAAGCATGTAAAGAACACAA TTATCCCTTCATGGATAGGCAACTAATACATACTAGCTGGGAGGAGATTTTAGTTGAAATTGCAGCAGAGATTTTAGATGATCCATCACCAAGAAG GTTAGTTTTGGCTCGAGGGAAGTTTCAGAAGTTGCTTGTGGAATTTGTTCACCCGAAGTTGATTCTCCAA AAACTTGTGGAAGAATTGCTCAAGGGAGTAGAACGCAGTAGGAAAAGGGAGATCTTTTATTGGCATGCGTACTAC AACAAGAGGTTGCCTGCTGGAACAAGTGCACTGATGAAATTAGACG AATTCGTAGCCAAGTTTATGAGCATTCACAGGAAGAGTTTAGCAACACAGTTCGAAGTATAA
- the LOC121971688 gene encoding uncharacterized protein LOC121971688 isoform X4, giving the protein MLAMENVSRINKSHHQSSFGLVRSGYEPSDTESEWQESPWHDGLLTSGRQIAPQHHQHTITVSPLHYNQKYFDEGNNNRTTYVPRTSSTPRRQNRFPYNPLKGGEELNFPSVGSSLRKNTSPLKASDHQRHISPYRSRYEEPIHQNHGLHHSVGKRSHRTPTRSHKLSDINPHTQFHELSVASGRSSYNANRSVSAPKSKGMEEFQVITGPAAPTRQRCSPLVNTTIHGQIGHAYPRDPPITTGSDVIADKNLSRVPSYNAYDLKSIDSISPGDIFFSLDQVALAQKNSDTGVGKKDQTFSQKTQMVSESNIPSHQFSRGTNYCGQTSQSISVRGVVSQTSNNSSSISQRSNGGTSTNFFSSNTRLSKSRVSNESTKFSDDGGKVSGGFIKFAINRQKNQTDLWFSCVKGASCGKSKSPKHRTIDEASYIEKAIVVEELRQFWADKHRPRSLDEFICHRQKVQQLKQLVSPSNCPHILLKGPTGSGKKSVCLALLHGLFGDSSSRVTFELKHYKVQESNPLQITVPLASSAHHLELNLRLLGKNANHALMAVVKEIAENHVLVPEISDASFKMDIKVIVLYEVDKVTENVQHLVKWIMDCYAHVCKIFICCQDDFAITDSIKSRCKIISIDAPVTHEIVEVLTQIAVRESFELSTTFAARIATKCKHNIRKSIMALEACKEHKQLIHTSWEEILVEIAAEILDDPSPRRLVLARGKFQKLLVEFVHPKLILQKLVEELLKGVERSRKREIFYWHAYYNKRLPAGTSALMKLDEFVAKFMSIHRKSLATQFEV; this is encoded by the exons ATGCTTGCAATGGAAAATGTCTCAAGAATCAACAAATCTCATCATCAGTCTTCATTTGGACTCGTGAGAAGTGGTTATGAACCATCTGACACTGAATCAGAATGGCAGGAAAGCCCCTGGCATGATGGGCTCTTGACTTCAGGCAGGCAAATAGCTCCTCAACATCATCAGCACACTATAACCGTTAGTCCCTTACATTATAATCAGAAATATTTTGATGAAGGCAACAATAATAGGACGACATATGTTCCTAGAACCAGTTCAACCCCTAGAAGACAAAATAGGTTTCCTTATAATCCACTCAAAGGCGGTGAAGAACTTAATTTTCCATCAGTAGGTTCCAGcttaaggaagaataccagtccCCTGAAGGCCTCAGATCATCAAAGACACATTTCTCCATACAGGTCCAGGTATGAGGAACCTATTCATCAAAATCATGGGCTTCACCACTCAGTCGGAAAGAGGAGCCATAGAACACCAACCAGGTCTCACAAGTTGAGTGATATTAATCCCCATACACAATTTCATGAACTTTCAGTGGCAAGTGGCAGATCAAGTTACAATGCAAATAGGTCAGTATCTGCACCAAAATCAAAGGGAATGGAAGAATTTCAGGTTATCACTGGTCCTGCAGCACCTACAAGACAAAGATGCTCACCATTGGTCAATACCACGATTCATGGTCAGATAGGCCATGCATACCCAAGAGATCCTCCAATTACTACAGGAAGTGATGTGATTGCTGATAAAAATCTCTCTCGAGTTCCCTCATACAATGCGTATGATCTAAAGAGCATCGACTCAATTTCACCTGGTGATATCTTCTTTTCACTAGATCAAGTAGCTTTGGCTCAGAAAAATTCTGATACTGGTGTGGGCAAAAAAGACCAAACTTTTAGTCAGAAAACGCAGATGGTTTCAGAAAGTAATATACCTAGCCATCAGTTCTCTAGAGGGACAAATTATTGTGGTCAAACTTCTCAGAGCATTTCAGTTCGTGGTGTTGTGTCACAAACAAGCAATAACTCCAGTTCTATTAGTCAGCGTAGTAATGGTGGAACAAGCACTAATTTTTTCTCTTCTAATACTCGGCTGAGCAAGAGCAGGGTCAGTAATGAAAGTACCAAGTTTAGTGATGATGGTGGAAAAGTTTCTGGAGGTTTTATTAAGTTTGCAATTAACCGACAGAAAAACCAAACAGATTTATGGTTTTCCTGTGTTAAGGGAGCTTCATGTGGGAAGTCAAAGTCACCAAAACATAGGACAATTGATGAAGCTTCTTACATTGAGAAGGCAATTGTGGTAGAAGAATTGAGGCAATTTTGGGCTGATAAGCATCGTCCAAGATCACTGGATGAGTTCATCTGTCATAGACAGAAAGTGCAGCAGCTTAAACAACTT GTCTCTCCAAGCAACTGTCCTCATATTCTTCTCAAAGGACCAACTGGCTCTGGAAAGAAATCTGTGTGTTTGGCTTTGCTACACGGACTGTTTGGTGATTCATCTTCAAGA GTCACTTTTGAGTTAAAACATTACAAAGTCCAG GAGTCAAATCCATTGCAAATTACAGTCCCATTAGCATCAAGTGCTCATCATTTGGAACTTAATTTGAGGTTGCTAGGGAAGAATGCTAACCATGCTTTAATGGCTGTTGTGAAGGAGATAGCTGAAAATCACGTGCTTGTACCTGAAATTAGCGATGCAAGTTTTAAGATGGACATTAAAG TGATTGTTCTTTATGAGGTCGACAAAGTAACAGAAAATGTTCAGCACTTAGTAAAATGGATAATGGATTGTTATGCTCATGTATGCAAGATCTTCATATGTTGTCAAGATGACTTTGCTATTACTGATTCCATTAAGAGCAGATGCAAAATTATTAGCATTGATGCCCCAGTTACGCATGAG ATAGTGGAGGTTTTAACTCAGATTGCAGTGAGGGAGAGCTTTGAGTTGTCAACAACATTTGCTGCCAGAATTGCAACTAAATGCAAACACAACATAAGGAAGTCAATAATGGCCCTTGAAGCATGTAAAGAACACAA GCAACTAATACATACTAGCTGGGAGGAGATTTTAGTTGAAATTGCAGCAGAGATTTTAGATGATCCATCACCAAGAAG GTTAGTTTTGGCTCGAGGGAAGTTTCAGAAGTTGCTTGTGGAATTTGTTCACCCGAAGTTGATTCTCCAA AAACTTGTGGAAGAATTGCTCAAGGGAGTAGAACGCAGTAGGAAAAGGGAGATCTTTTATTGGCATGCGTACTAC AACAAGAGGTTGCCTGCTGGAACAAGTGCACTGATGAAATTAGACG AATTCGTAGCCAAGTTTATGAGCATTCACAGGAAGAGTTTAGCAACACAGTTCGAAGTATAA
- the LOC121973793 gene encoding uncharacterized protein LOC121973793: MGSLMAGWSSPFRDPEHAKFQRNKSLTRGEIDAYWRSTSKNEEERLIGDDVSNDNQHLGTLADLLRVQGKGESSSYRPLCWWTRSASAFLNEAPVTAMEGPSCKYAAQWLQRTK, encoded by the exons ATGGGCTCTCTAATGGCAGGATGGAGTTCTCCATTCCGAGATCCTGAGCATG CTAAGTTTCAGAGGAATAAGTCGCTCACCAGAGGGGAAATTGATGCCTACTGGAGATCAACGAGCAAGAACGAGGAAGAACGACTGATTGGTGATGATGTTTCCAACGACAATCAGCATCTAGGGACGTTAGCTGACCTGTTGCGAGTGCAGGGGAAGGGAGAATCAAGTAGTTATCGACCTCTCTGCTG gTGGACGCGGAGTGCTTCGGCGTTCCTTAATGAGGCTCCAGTCACGGCCATGGAAGGACCGTCTTGCAAGTATGCAGCGCAGTGGCTTCAGAGGACCAAATGA